Genomic window (Branchiostoma lanceolatum isolate klBraLanc5 chromosome 13, klBraLanc5.hap2, whole genome shotgun sequence):
TATGTAGATGAAGGAAAAATATCCAGGTAATAGagcaattactcaagcaactggccaAAATTTGTAAACGGTccgacgtttcaggtagcatccacttaACAAGAACACTGAACAAGATCTGTCAAACAGCAGGttaaaaattttgttgaaaatcaATGAATTGATCATATTGATTTGTAATTTCAGATTTTGATGGAGTCCTGTACCACATCTCCAACCCTGGCGGGGACAAGACCAAGGTCATGGTCAGCATCTCTCTCAAGTTCTACAAGGAACTACAGCAGCACGGGGCAGACATCATCTTACAGAGAGAGTACGGATCGTTCATAACAAGCACAGAACAAGGTGAGATGTGATTCAACTTTAAATGCTGCTTGTTATGCCtaggaaaaatgtatttctggttATTATTTAGAGAGGGTACGGAACATTCATAACAAGCACGAAACAAGGTGAGGTTATCTTAAGCTTTTCAAATGCAGAAGTTGTTATATAAGATCCTTTAAACACTGCTAGTTAGGCCAAGGGAAAGTTAGGAACGGATATTTCTACAGAGAGGTGAGCTGAACACCAACTTGTCGAATGCAGAAGTTGTTATAGTAACTTATACTAGATCCTTTAAAACACTGCTGGTTAGGTctagaaaaaaagttgtatttctGGTTAGAGTATTAGTAAGAGTTAGAGTATAACAAGCACCGAACAAGGTGAGGTGAACTTTAATGCCAAatgtacacacatgtactaGATCCTTTACATGCTGCTGGTTACCTGTATAGTCTACTGAAGCTGACTATAAAGGTACTAGGTATAAAGCTATCTCTTTAGCACTatcctttcaaactgcaagttgatatcaagaaaaagataaaattATCATTGTGATACGCAGTACAGTTCTCTAAACAAGTGCATTTTACATTATTATAAAGGAATACAACTTGTATTCTTTTACAACAGAATTATTTGTTTTATGTATTACAAGAAACCAAGAATAACCAATGCATTAATTTTTGTCTTATCTTTCTCCAGGTTATGATGTTTCCATATTGTTTGACTTGGAGAGTGTTCCGGAGAATAAAGACGAGGTGGTTAAGAAGGCGGGGCTCCTGAAGAGGAACTGTTTCGCCTCGGTGTTTGAGAAGTACTTCCAGTTCCAACAGGAGGGTCAAGAAGGGGAGGAGAGAGCAGTCATCAACTACAGAGATGATGAAACAATGTAGGTCTTTGAAAGCCTTTGTGAGCTTCACACTGCTTTATACATACtgaagatactgtaaatacagaaatgttggcggtggttttatgttcgcgtttttcgcgGCAAACTCTTcagaactttttgcccacctatgactgtaatGCTACTAAATTGTTtaaaacgcgaacttaaaaccacacgaacactcaattttctccgcactgcaaaataaaaaccacacaaacctAAATACTACACAAACCtaaatgtatatacagtatagtataatattgtttttttatattctttattggtaaaaatatatatattatgtgttCTAACTTCTATTTACCCAAAAGGCTTCATTAAGGTTAAagttgaaagtttttttttgtctaagaCATGGTTTTTTTATGTATCCACAGGTATGTAGAAGCTAAGAAAGACCGAGTCACTGTCATCTTCAGCACAGTATTCAAGGATGAAGATGACGTTGTGATCGGCAAAGTCTTCATGCAGGTAGGTTATCTCATAACATGGACATGGCAAGTCAGGCAGAGGAAAATTattgttgtgtttccgattacagtcctgaaaaattAGGTTTGGTAGGTGGggattctcttctttttttaaatagattTTGGCCAAAGTGATCCAATAAACACaatttaacaatgtaaaactaaaaTGCATTCATAACACTAAGATTTTCAACATGATGATATTttgattatacagatatacatgtacattgtacatttatcctTCAGCAGAAATGAGGAGAACAGgttggaaaatgattctacaaCATTCTCATCACTTAGATGACAAATTGAAAATTTTCATGTCCCTTGCTAGAGGTCGACCGAAAAAAAGGCGAGGGTGGGCAGGTTTTAGCTAGTGTTGATCAGGTaattataactgaaaacataacatttttttcctaagcCTAGACAAAGAGAATAGAATTACTGGAAGATTTATGACCTTTTCTGCACAATGCATATTAATTGTGGAATGCTGCATGAAAATGTCACCCATGAGATTTGCAGCAGTAATGAATTTGAATTTCATAAGCATTGAATATTGATTGCAAGCATAACCCATGACATACACATGATACAGTCATTACAGATGCATATGCGTAGTGTTCTTTTTAACTAGAGTTACTGTCTaaaaaatagatacatgtaagttacaTACACTTTGATGTAATTTTCTGAGCCTGTCAAATTGTTGGCAGTATCAGAATTGTACTGTGTATGCTGCATTTCATACCAAAATTTTATATCATGCATTTAATATTACAGCAATTATGATGTGTGTAAAACGTGGCTTGTACTGCACTTTCTTCAATAACATCAGGCTTTTGATAACttggcatacatttatttgtctCCTGTGGAATTGTTGTCTCTAGCTTTTTAGTTATGCAGTAAAGAATGTTTTTATTTGTAATCTAAAGATGTAAATTCTTGTGCAAATGTTAAAGGACgctcagaaatgttgttgtaacTTGCAGGAATTCAAAGAAAGTTTTGGTTTCTGATCAAAAGGTAGTGCAACCCTCATTTGTTCAAATATGAGAGTAAATACAGTGATGTTGATGTAACTCACTGCACAAATTCAAAGAAAGTTTTGGTCTCTGATTTTACAATACTGCAACCCTAATATCATGGTTATTGCTTGTTCAAATATTAGATATAGAGTAAACACAGTGATGTTGTTGTAATTTACAGGAATTTAAAGAAGGCAGACGAGCGAGTCACCAGGCCCCCCAGGTCCTGTACAGTCACCGAGAACCTCCGCTGGAACTGCAGGGTACCGACGCTGCTACGGGAGACAACATCGCTTACATCACCTTCGGTAAGTTCTGCTTTTATGTTGGGATTCCACAGTGGTgtcgagtggctaggctagcacaCACAATActgagaggtcacaggttcgataTCTGGCATTCCTGGCATGTCCTcgggcacttaacacaacttttttgACGTTTACTTGTTGTGTGTTTCCCCAGTTTTGTACCCCCGTCACATCACCATGGCTGCGCGTGACAACACCATCAACCTGATCCACACCTTCAGAGACTATCTCCACTACCACATCAAGTGCTCAAAGGTGAGGGAGACTTCTGCGGACTTGTGGAGCTGTTACAATGGATGTCcttcttggaagactttgcATGTACATGAGCTTGAGGAGTTCTTGAAGTCTACACTTGGTCTTTAGAAACTCATATATAACATTTGAATATAGTGAAATATTTTGGCAAGTTTGAGGTTTCTGACATGAATGCATTAATTAACGACAAGAAATGTGGTCAGGCGTAAATATAGAACACAACATTTCCGTGTCACTCAAGGTAatgacccgcgggagggctgggactgtGGGTGACATGGAATACACCGTGtcgtattttatttatgtcatacccacccgagaaagcACAGATTCCAATTTCAAAGTCAGTATCCTGTATTCAAAATTTCCACAGCGGTGCACCAGATCATTTGATGGAAACCTGTGTAATACCGTATAAGATGGACCAGTccagaacacccatatcaaacgtTATCCCGGCCCAGGTATGCTTGATATTAGGCAAAAACTGaagttgtttttaaattttttccaGGCGTACATTCACAGCAGGATGAGGGCCAAGACTTCGGAGTTCCTTAAGGTGCTGAACCGCGCCAGACCAGAGAACAACGTCAAGGAAAAGAGGACCATCACGTAAGAACAACGAAACATTTTTTCTACAGTCTTCTAAGGAattcatatcaacatttttgaaGATTCTCAAATTCTTAAAACCTTTGACACTAGGAAGAATGGAAATTTTAACATAGCACAGTTGTACAAACacattatgatgatgatttattaGTTAGATGAAGTTTAGGAAAGATTTTTTTCCATACCTGTACTTTTTATGCTGTGCCCATATGAATGATTATTTCTAAAATTACCATTACTTTTAGTTTTTATGACAagcattttgtatcttttaagtTTCTATAAGCTTGAATATTCTTTCACAAAGTTTGTTAATAAATTATTGTAAATGAATATTCAAAGCTATAAGAAGATATTAATCATTGTTTGTAAATGCTTAATTATATCTAACATTTTTACTGTTTTATGTTTTCAGAGGAAGGTCATTCCAACAGCGCAACTAGCTGTAGACACGGGGGCtgtcaaagaaaagaagaaattaaCGTTATCTTCTGATATTTTATACTGCTAGCATTTTATAATGAATTGTACCAGAGGTATCTGCTGATTCTTTATGTATCAAACCTTTATTTCCAAGACTAGAAtatgatacttgcataaaggaAATCCAAAGTCACATAATATAGCAATTACAGATCATAAAATTGTGattgtttagttttttttggcTCATGTAAGAGCTTTCATCCCCATATTGCTTTGCTTGTGGTATGGTCTTTACAATGTGACATATGGTGTGGGCCAAAACACTGGGAAAGAAGGGGTGTTTAGGATGTATTGCTAGTAGTACATTTTAACATTAAAGCATCTACTGTATTAGCAGCAACATCGATATCAATTCTGCATTGTCCATTATAGCTCAGAAAGTCTGATACTAGCAttaaaaaataagaaatatgtGTGTCATATATCAGAACATACTACTCTACACTTGGTGTGATCAACAAAGAAATCATTTGAAACATCAGGAAATGCAGTGCATTTTTAATTCCTTTCTCctgataataactttatatGCCTGGATTTCTAAAGTAAAACCTGTCCCCTAGTCACTTATCAAAAGTCCTTTTGCATGTAGAGGTAATTTCTTTGCTAtctacgccaaaaaagcaattactcaaacaactggatatgattttggaaacggtcagacatttcaagtagcatccactacttttcgtcagtgactgtgctACTTGAAAggtctgtttccaaaatcatatccagttgtttgagtaattgcttttttggcctatcttattacctggatgtctaatcttcatcgacataTCTTTGCTATTTATACAAATGGTGTTTAGAATAAGTGATTGACAAAGACAATGTTCCCAGCTATGGGTATCTTCAAATAAGACTTTAATACGTACAGAACATTCTCGATTCAAAGTAGAGCTCCAATTTGTTTGTATGCTGAAAATGTAGAGCTAGAAACATCACAAGTATCTTGTCCCCTCTTTCAGATCTGTAGATCATTCACTTGATTGTCAGAGGTAGGTGTTAGTAGGTGAAGGAAAAATTGGTATAAGTATGTACTAGGTAGAAGTAAAGCCTTGTTGAAATGACAAATGTGAAGCAAGCCCATCAGTTCCCTTAGTCTCCCTTCTTGCATGCATGTCCGTATTTCCCGTAAGAAATATGCTGCACATTATCATAATGTGGTCTCCATGTTTTGCCAGTTAAAAAGAAAGAAGTGAAAAAATGGCCCAAAGATGTAGAGAAAGGAATGTGAATTTTCGTGTCAGAGAGTATCATTTGGACTATTATCCCCTTGATATAGACCCTGCATACTATCATTTTATTGAGTTGAAATACAATTTGGTAAAATCAAAGGATAATAAACGCCAGCCAGTGAGATCAGACTGAAGTGTGAAAACTTCTGAGGTATTGTCTGCAAGGAAGTCATCAAATTCTTCACCCTATCAGCAGCTCTGATTAGTTCTTTGCATCTACTTTGATTTTTCCAAGGCAGTTCAAGAGCACttgtaaaacataaaacatgtgcATACATAATTAGGTAGATCATGAGGTAGGGTGTAGTCCTTATTTGGTCATTCCACAGGTCCTGATAAAAGGATAACGGCTATGTTTGTATAATTATCATTTATGTTGCGTTGTATGTGGCACATTTGAATGAGCAATAAAAATATTCCAGGCGAAGGTTTCGggaatgattttattttgtcTCTTTTGTACATTTTCCTCTACTGTGTCATCAAAACATCcagtattttgtatttttaagtAATGAGTTTGACCTCGAGTTTGTCCATACATGGCAGCACTGTACAGTTTGTTACTTGTGCACTGAAAAAAGGATAATGATTACAATGCACTTCCACTTTCATGTAGTCTCTATGGTCTAGCTTGTGAATGCCGAAAACACAAATATTAAATCCTGAAGCCATTTCTTCTCCCTAacctccctgctgtctaaccccATTTGTTTGTTCAGATCCTTGCAGTGCCCATAGTGGCACAcaggacagcaagtttccttgctgttttataGTAGCAGGATATAGCTTgacagggaggggttgttagccCTTAACGTGCTCAGGGCACTTCCATTTTACATCCCACCACGAAATTGTCAACAAGGCATAAATACAATACATCAGTGGCCATTCAGTAGTATGTAGTTCTTTCTCTCTCAACACTGTCTTCTACCCATCTATTTAAATGAATCCATCCTACAACCATACCACCCTTTAACAGAAGAAAACATATTCAGGAACTTTTGATGTGTTAGATTAACATTCATATGTGTATATTTGGGAACAACATCCTAACCTGGctatatttttttaaaacctATACCTTTTGACATATTCcacatattgtacatttatgtacatcTAATGGTGATGTCACATTCTTCGTTCAAGAATGTAGAATGttcaagcaggctgtggcaGAACTAATTGCCGACATGGATTTAAGACAACTTTACCCAAAACAAGACAGCTGATTGTTGAACGATATATCAATTATGATCCTAAGAATGCCTTCAGTTTTCAACATGCACAATCATACAACACATGTGATCAGGTTTTACCAGTAATACACTTACAAGTACACTATATAAGGCACAATACTAGACTCTGAGACACCCTTTGTATTCCTTAATTCAGAGAAGTTATTATTGCAACTGTTCTTAGcacaacttttctttttcttccaaaTATCAGTGtcatacaaatacatatttttcttcaattATCTTCACATTTGTATAATAATCCAAAGGTTTTCAAAATTCTcattgaaatttggcatgtcacATTGTACAATAAACTATGGTGGTAACTTTGAACAACAGAGGTTTTGAATCAATGAGCAAGTTGCATCCCAAAATTGAGGGGCAATCCTATTActgataatatatataatagcaTTTGGACACTATACATAttacactgtacattttgtgatCTCAAATACAGTACCTTACTCTTACTATAATTATAATACTTAAATTTGTTCTGAGATTTTGAAGAAGATGTTTTCATCTTTGGAACTTGAGAACGACGTATGTGACGAAGAAGACAAAGAGCACGAAGAGGAACATGTAGAGCCAGATCTTGCTGTGGCCGGCCCGCGCCATCCTCTGCAGACGGCCCATGGTGGCACCGAGCAGCCCTCCTGATGAGTCAAAGTCACTGTCCTGGGAAagacaatatcataatatactATTAGGCTAGCCCCCGAGGCATTGCCAAAGTACTAGAAATAAGTGTTTGCTAGCAACTATGGACTGGTTTATGTTTTGCCTTAATTTGCATCAGGGTGACATAGTTTGTAGGGGTTAACATTGCATGTTATCGAGTGCTACTTATGTCAGAAATTTCAGTCGGTACTGAAGCGCAGACAAATAATCCATAGCGGTAATGCAGCCTGGAATTGTGCAAAGGATGGAATATTTCTTTTGCATAACAAGTTGACAGAAATGTTTGGGTGACTGGAAGGTGTCAGAATCAAAACTGGTGAAGAATAACTGTTATAATTACACTTCACTACTAGTAAATAACAAATGCAgcagaaaaacacagaaaagaTGTTTTACTCACCATCGAATTCAGCATCTTGTTCTGCTCTCGAACTTCATTCCCAATATCAATGGACAACTGTATGTAACAAACacagtgaaataaacatgtaataAGCATGATATACTGTCACATCTAAATAGAGAAGTTGAAAAACAGAATTTGAATTTGATCCTGCTGGGTTAATATTACAATAATTACAACATGTAAGGCATATTCAGCTAGTTGTCAACAAAGTTGcaggaggatctaaggtcttaTCACTACAATTCAGTCCTGATAAGGACTGCAAGGGTTAAAAAAAGTTGCCACTTGGTGGAGCCTATGGCATCACCCATCTCCGATtcacagcccttgggccacacaactttgtgcaagtctctacgtacagcagggggctagtccactggtagtgatgtgtgtgttttatttccACACTCTTtctcaaatgctgagtgctgagcagagaaaacagtatgtaccattttcaaagtctttggtatgatttggccggggatcgaactcatgacctaccgtatgcaaggcaaacactcttgCACCGGTTGCAAGGGTGATTGAACAATAAAGTTAAAGTTTGAAGGTAAGGGTGTTATCGTACCGATTTCAGAGCCGTGACTTTGTCCTTGAGTCCGTCCACCAGGTGTTCATTCTCATCTTCATACATCTGATGGGTGGCCTGGCCATACCCCTCACCTACAGGGTGGGGAAAAAgatacaaatgaatgaaatgaaatgttataATGGaaactcatctgtgttggtagtaatcacaatacagtgctaaactttcttccaacactaaggtatgtTTTGccttatatataattatagggagatcgtacatgtatgtgtaccttagtgttggaagaaagtttagcactgtatgaaatgaaatgtgcaTAAGTTACTCCTTGGCTACTCTTAATACTAGTATAATCTATGGACTGTACTACTTTCCCATAATTTTTTTGCATTACATTATGTTTCACAACTTCACATTCACTTTTTTTCCCCCAAAATATCATGGCTGTCACTTCAATTCTGTAAACAACTTCAAACACCATTCTTACTTCAATCTCACTCATTGAGACTTGAACATGTGACACgttataacttttttttttttaactcacaatttgactttatttctaTAGATCTCTGGGAGTAGCTGACGATTACTACAGTCTAATTTGATCACAGCCataatttcaaacatttcttccATATGCCAAGTTAATAACCAACTTTAATCACGATATCTCAGTAGATTGACTATTAAATCATATGAATTTTCTACAATCAACACATCATATCTAATTCTTCATTATGACATTGCTAGTTCAAAAAGATTCTGAAACAACTTGCTGTTCAAAACAATGACGTGTCCCTGGACTCTGACACAGCcagacgcccccctcccacaaaattTACTCGGCATAAAAATCTAATAAACCAGCTAAAATCACACAATTTGAAAACGATTTGATCATCTACAACTCACCAGCTGCAGCTCGCCTCATTTTTGAAGACTGAAAATGTTTCGATTTGGAGAAAAACGACGAAAACTTGTCTGAAAACCACACAAATATCCGGCGAACACGAATCAGAAACCAACCCGGAAGTTTGACGTCATCACCTGGGGAGGCAGGAAGTAAAATGGGCGCTACCAAAAGCTACTCAACAAAGGGAGGGATAAACTATAATAAATTTTATAAACATACAAATTTCACATCAAAActaaggaggttatataacctccttgcttaaacAAATTAATACAATAGTTAAAGATCTGAAATAGCTGTGCTTAAGTGTGCAAATCATATCCACAAGTGAAATTATCGCGAAATACATTCTTTGGAGGGCAAAGTTTAAAAGTCAAAGGTTAAAAGTCAACGTCCGAAAGGTACGAAAGGTCGGAGGCGTACACGTATGATGGAACGCGCACGTACACACGTTTTGACAACGTTTATCATTAAACTAGCTGCAGGAATTTTGGACACATAGCAGCACGTCAGCGATATAAAACAGCAGGAAGGAAAGACGATGGCAGATGAGGCAGACGTGGACCCTTCCCAGGACTGGAatgaaggaggagaagaaggcaGAAAAGAGGGAGAACAGAAAGGATGCACAGGTGATTAATCGTTGCAGGGAGCTAATGAAATGAGTAAACCATGTATAAAGAATTAGATCAGACAAGTCGTGCAACAGTCGCCACTGCGCGTGAGCTATAATAAAGATAAGGTATAATTTTAACGTTACCTAAAAGTTGTTACCTTTGTTGTTATCTTCCTACCTGGCTGtatggatctactctactctactctacatgtacCTCCGGTGGGAGAAAATagagattgcaaaaaaaaaaaaaaatcatatataaACAGCCTGCAATTTATGGGCATGTAGCATTAATAATAAGTATGCAGGGTTGGTATGATTTACACGTACCACATATAATATATTGCAGTACATGGAAATTTCGTATTTGGAGCCCCAAATTTTCTAATCACTTAGGTGCACTGATACCTTGTGCttaagttttatgacattttcttgcaCATTTCAGATCGGCTAAAGGACTATATCAAAACCACTGAGTTCCTGGTGTATACTGAAGCCACCCTCTCAACATGGGTAAGTATAGTCCAGATGACACagactagaaaggtaacatttgcaacaAATTGATACACTGTGGGTGTGAGGGCGAAATAAAAGTGAAAAGAGGCATCCTTTGATACACCCAGATGTTATCACAGGAGCCACATTAGTCAACATATACCAGGCTCAGGTTAACATTTCACATGCAATGACAAATCATGGAAAAATGTCTAAACAAACGGTGGTTCCGTGCTAGAATCGGCCTGATCAGCCACGCCCGCACCCACAAAGACGACTGAAGTCGAGGTTCTCATCGACTACGATGGAAGAACATCATATATAATGAATAGATTAGATGCAAGGacaaccacaacaacaacaattggTATGTTTGTAGGGAGACCGTATGTGGGCCTTCGCTGTAGCCCTGTTCCTGATCGAGCTGTCACCAGGGTCTCTTCAGCTCACCGCCATCTATGGTTTTGCCAAGTCCATCTCCGTACTGTTGCTAGGAGCGATCATCGGAGACTGGATTGATCGCACTCCACGTTTGAAAGGTCGGTAATTTCGATTTTAACTTGAAAGAtcttctgtgttggtagaagtgaTTCTGGATTGAAGTAAAACTGTaatttgccaacacaaaaattggactcacccgaatttttgactgatcagctgtAGTCTTTATCCAGTCAAACCTCTTTAGGGCAATAATGACtttacactgcagctaggtgttactgcagtgtgaagaatgcagtatgaatctgaatctgaatcttcaggggcaaagtagggggggagttgaggtcccgggctaaggcgggcaggcctccagcctggcacggaacgactcaacctCGAGAAATAATTCACAGATTTTGAACTAGATACTTTCCATTAATTGTATATTTCTTCCTTCTGTCCAGCTGTGCGTATAGCTCTGGTGATCCAGAACGGTTCGGTGGCGCTGTGTGCCGTGGTCTTCGCTCTGACGAGCGTGTATCGGAAACAGATGGAAAACAGCGCTGGCGGTTGGCTAATGACTTTGTGTCaggtatattgtttttgtaaacaaatatgTGGTCAATTAGTAAAAattgtactagtatttgatatttaataCTACTCAGAATGGTCAACGCACTACCACATAGATTCAACATTGTAACTGGTACTGTTAGATCTTTGTTTTGTATACGATGCTACTCAAGATGGCAAGTTCAAAATGCGATCTGCACAGGTTTGAagacattttttatttatttctgcaGGTGATTCTGATCTTCATTGCGGTGATCGCTGTCCTTGCCGGCCAGGCGACCAGCATCTGTCTGCAGAAGGACTGGATTGCTGTGATCGCTGGGGGGGAGAAGGAGAGACTGGCTAGTAAGTCATGCAGCCTGGTCAATAGACAAATTGGAACCACACAAACTGCAATTGCCAAGTTGAACACAGACAATTGGACTTGCCCAAATTTTCGAGAATTTCGAcacaaggaatgagcaatccttTACTTTTGtgaacccaaaccctactgctgggcttaagacatgggaaatatgtgttaagtgcctttctcgaATGCACAGCATCTGGGTGCATGTCTGgccatgtctgggtactccactggggattgaacctgggtctcattggttcatagccggatgctctgccacacAGACGACACACACAGTATAAATTTTCACATACAGTATAAATTTTCGTCCTCAGGCATGAATGCAACAATCCGCCGTATCGACCTGTGCACCAAGATCCTGTCCCCGGTGGTCGTGGGACAGATCATGACGTTCGTCTCCATGTTGGTCGGCGCCATGTTCATCGCTGGGTGGAACCTGGTCTCCATGGTGATAGAGTACTACCTGTATCACCGTGTGTACGTCAGTGTTCCTGCACTGGCAGTGAAGGAGAGTAAAACCGGTAAGATAAAAACGATTATTGATAAGTGATTTCAAGCCAGTCTTCTATTTACTGAAGAGTTATTCTTACACTGGCCGTGAGACAGACGCTATGAACATtactgtatttacaggttcactgtaccagggaaattcctaATTAGCTCTTTTCAAAAAgtacaataaacagtggacaacagcttaacatcccgtcctaaggactgcaaccctttccactACTGTGCATGTAgagtgagcgacacagccgggaatCGGGATCCAAAATCCCAACATCTTCGTCCAGAGGCACGGTCGCTATGTACTGGACTGCACATGCTCCAAAGAAATCATTATGTTCTtttttacacagtacatgtacagtcattgTGAAGTACTTAAAGATAGAAATTCGGAAATTGCTCCAGAATCAGAGGCTTAACAAGGCTTAAACATTATCTTTCTGTCATAATGACTGTTCTTTCCAGAATATATTTATTTGGAATAatctttttgtaaattttttctcttatatataatttttaaaatcattgaGGCTAGAACAGTTTTGTTTTAAGTGAAATCCTCACTGTTGAGTTTGCCCTAAATGTTtgtaatatcatatttttcagaTAAAGAAGAAACCAATGACGAAAACACTGAAAACCCAAGCGATGAATCAGCAAAAACAGACGCCCCACCCAACACCTGCTACCATAAGATGTTCCACAGCTTC
Coding sequences:
- the LOC136447426 gene encoding BET1 homolog produces the protein MRRAAAGEGYGQATHQMYEDENEHLVDGLKDKVTALKSLSIDIGNEVREQNKMLNSMDSDFDSSGGLLGATMGRLQRMARAGHSKIWLYMFLFVLFVFFVTYVVLKFQR
- the LOC136447295 gene encoding actin-related protein 2/3 complex subunit 2-like; translation: MILLEINNRIVEDTLRQKFDNALAGNKPESVDITIADFDGVLYHISNPGGDKTKVMVSISLKFYKELQQHGADIILQREYGSFITSTEQGYDVSILFDLESVPENKDEVVKKAGLLKRNCFASVFEKYFQFQQEGQEGEERAVINYRDDETMYVEAKKDRVTVIFSTVFKDEDDVVIGKVFMQEFKEGRRASHQAPQVLYSHREPPLELQGTDAATGDNIAYITFVLYPRHITMAARDNTINLIHTFRDYLHYHIKCSKAYIHSRMRAKTSEFLKVLNRARPENNVKEKRTITGRSFQQRN